From a single Labrus bergylta chromosome 14, fLabBer1.1, whole genome shotgun sequence genomic region:
- the nhp2 gene encoding H/ACA ribonucleoprotein complex subunit 2-like protein: protein MTKTKKEKLPVDAEEPVAADGTERSYQDLVANVNPIAQPLASKKLSKKLYKCVKKAAKVKNIRRGVKEVQKFINKGEKGIVVLAGDTLPIDVYCHLPVMCEDRSMPYAYIPSKVDLGSSAGSKRPTCVILIKPHPDYQDAYDECAQEVSGLPKPL from the exons ATGACGAAGACGAAGAAGGAGAAGCTTCCGGTGGACGCAGAGGAGCCGGTGGCTGCGGACGGGACGGAGAGGTCGTACCAGGATCTGGTCGCTAACGTGAACCCGATCGCTCAACCTCTGGCCTCCAAAAAACTCAGCAAGAAGCTCTACAAATGCGTCAAAAAGG CGGCCAAAGTGAAGAACATCCGCAGAGGAGTAAAAGAAGTTCAGAAGTTCATCAACAAAGGAGAGAAGGG gaTCGTGGTGTTGGCTGGAGACACGCTGCCCATCGACGTGTACTGTCACCTGCCCGTCATGTGCGAGGACAGGAGCATGCCGTACGCCTACATCCCCTCTAAAGTG GACCTGGGTTCGTCTGCGGGCTCCAAGAGGCCGACGTGTGTGATCCTGATCAAACCTCACCCGGACTATCAGGACGCGTACGACGAGTGTGCGCAGGAGGTGAGCGGCCTGCCCAAACCGCTCTGA